A window from Corynebacterium urealyticum DSM 7109 encodes these proteins:
- a CDS encoding NYN domain-containing protein, whose protein sequence is MTSPSSSGSGTTVGEQHRSYGAATETRPTLLLVWDAPNIDMGLGAILGARPTAAHRPRFDAVGRWVIDETQQLNEDFGLSGEELIEPEATVFTNITPGGADVVRPWVEALRNVGFAVFAKPKITEESDVDADMLDLIRRRHSEGILDGLIVASADGQNFRETLEELSEDIPVTVIGFREHVAWVLGNEKLRFVDLEDIPGVFREPLPRVSLDNLPDEGAWLQPFRPLTALAERRDNNHHNPSENNFHV, encoded by the coding sequence ATGACTAGTCCTTCTTCTTCCGGTTCCGGCACCACCGTCGGGGAGCAGCATCGCTCCTACGGTGCCGCCACCGAGACCCGCCCCACCCTCCTGTTGGTGTGGGATGCCCCGAATATCGACATGGGGCTGGGCGCGATCCTGGGGGCTCGCCCCACCGCCGCCCACCGTCCCCGCTTCGACGCGGTAGGCCGCTGGGTCATCGACGAAACCCAGCAGCTCAACGAGGACTTCGGCCTCAGTGGCGAGGAGCTCATCGAGCCCGAGGCGACCGTCTTCACGAACATCACCCCCGGTGGCGCTGACGTCGTCCGCCCTTGGGTGGAAGCCCTGCGCAACGTGGGCTTCGCGGTCTTCGCCAAGCCCAAGATCACCGAGGAATCGGACGTCGACGCCGACATGCTGGACCTCATCCGTCGCCGTCACTCGGAGGGCATTCTCGACGGGCTGATCGTCGCCAGCGCGGACGGCCAGAACTTCCGGGAGACCCTGGAGGAGCTCTCCGAGGACATCCCCGTCACCGTCATCGGCTTCCGGGAGCATGTCGCCTGGGTGCTGGGCAACGAGAAGCTGCGTTTCGTGGACCTGGAGGATATCCCCGGAGTCTTCCGCGAACCGCTGCCGCGCGTGAGCCTGGACAACCTGCCGGACGAGGGCGCTTGGCTGCAGCCTTTCCGCCCGCTGACTGCGCTTGCCGAGCGCAGGGACAACAACCACCACAACCCTTCGGAGAACAACTTCCATGTTTAG